One Odontesthes bonariensis isolate fOdoBon6 chromosome 12, fOdoBon6.hap1, whole genome shotgun sequence genomic window, GAGATGGGTGTCTCCAGCCACGGCCATGATCTCATCTCAGTGCTGTCATCCTTGAAAACTGGAACACGACGCTGTAAAAGATTTTCATCTCAAAGGATTTAACCAGCGAGTCAGTAGATCAGACTCCAACTTGTTCAGGAAATCTGCTCGTTACGTCAGGTGATTATAGGACCCAGAGAAGCTGCAGTTTCTCTTCATGTTGAAGAGCAGAATCTATTTTGCTACTTTATAAAGAAAGaagtttaaatttaatttaatcataaaTAAGTctgttgatttctttttgtaatACCTCTTTGAAAAGTCTTTGATCTGGACTGAACTTATAACTTTGCTGTGGCAACAGAAtctgttttaaaaaagaaaaaatattagaACATGAAGATGGATAAATCTTGAAGGTGGACTTCTTTGCATCGCATTGATGTCAAGGAGCTTACTTTGCTACTCTGTCACTTGAATACGACATGCTGTAGAGCTGAGTTTGTTGTTTTGTACTGACATTTGGAGCAGCTAGTCACTCTGtggcctgtgtgtgtgagcactcATTGTCTGAACAGGAGGCGCTCACCTGGCAATTGTCCTTGAAACGTGGAGACACCGCCGACACCACCCAACATTCCTGTTAGTCACGTTTGAGCACAGTGACACTGAATGATTCTGTATGTTAGGCAAACCAGCAACAAGCACAAGCAAAGAAATTTTGAGATGTACCtttattttgcattttatatattttttaatgtatgaGCCTTCTGATTGTGTttgaaatggcaaaaaaaaaaaaaagaagacataacCTGTATACTGATCAACTGTAGGCTAATAAGTAGGCATCGCAAAGCAAACTGGAAAAGCTCATTAAAGATTGTAGAAAATATGTAAAGTGTTAGTCGTGTCTTCTTTGTTTACCCAAATCAATGCGGTGCATCAGTCTTTTAAGGTTCCTGTTTGAATTTTTCCACACTGCTGATTCTAGATAGCTGAGACGAGCTGGAACATAGTTTAACGGTGACAAACTGTTGGCAGGATGAAGGCACGGCATCGGTATGTACCAGCTCATAAACAGATCATTTAGACTGCACATCAAAACATAATGGAATACTTTTGAAGTTACATTCAGCACAATAATTAGCAGCCATCGGCATAGTGCAAAGATGCTTTTTAAGCTTAAACAGAGCTCATACAAATGAACATACCACCAACGGCTGTCTAATCTGAACAAGACCCTAAATTTACTGAGACTAAACTGACAAGTTTCATTTTTTTACCAACTGCCATGCACACTGAGCATTCATAACACACAACATGCAACAGTGTGCCACCATCAGAACACGTACTGAAAAGCTTTTGCTATTTCTTAATAAAAGTGTTATCTGGTATTTTTTAAACATGAATCAAAAAGGTGTTGAGAGACAGatgtccaaaaaaaagaaaagaaagcaaagcaacatcagataTTACCTCTACAAAGAGGGGTTATGTTAGTCTGTTAGCAGGGCAACTAAAAGTAATGGAGTAGTGGGGAGTAGCCTAACCACAATGTGAATAATGTTGACaggtcaaaatgttttttttctccctaatTCACCCTTGTGGGAGGTATtgaatctgtttaaaaaaaaaaaaaaaaaagacaagtttaTCATGAAAGTAAAGAATGTTGAGGTAAGATCGTGTTGATGTTcagtcataaaaaaataaaatgacttGATACATGTGTGTCATAATGGTAGCAATATAAACAtctccattttgtttttgcCTAGTCACTTGTGCTACATTATGATGCAGTTACACAACAAAGGCCAGATCAAATTTGGATGAAAAATCTAACACTGGGATCAAACTGAGTTGACGGAATGAAAGgaagccatttttttttctcaacccAGGAACTGAGCTTAATTAAATGGCCACAGTAAATTAGAATAAGACTAAGACAACAACTAATACACTGAACTGAATCAAGTCCAgacattttaacattcacatgtcTAAGAGGAGCTCAACTTAAGTGCAAGTATTCAAAGAATGTACTGAGCTTATCTACTTCTGCCAAAAACATCAAGTTAAATTAAGAAAATCATAGCAAAATTGAAATAAGTTACAGTGTTATACTACAGGGGGATTACTGTCAACTTAAATCATAGAAATGATTTTCAACACAATCAAAtgtaaaatgttacattttgcCTTTAGGATATTTAAGGGAAGACACCCCAAGTGGGCATCCATCTTTCCTATTTGCATATTTTGTCTCAGAACCACAGTTAAGACATCTCAACTCTGGTTACTCTAAATGCATTTAAGGACAGAAAGTACAACACACCAACATCTCTTGCTCTTTATGACTCTGAGCCCATGAATCACTGGAAAACTTAGGTAACGCCAGCAAAAAAGCGCACAGCCTGTACTCTAATGAATAATGCATATCTCTCAGCGAAGCTCAGTTTTATGgtgcatttttaacattttgatGCAAACTCAAAACTCCTGGATGACCCTAAAGTGGTTCTCAATAGAAGGGGGCTCATCCTCAAAATGCAACTTCTTACTGGGACAGGCCCCGAACTCTTCCAGCGTCTTGATGAAGTGTGCGTGCTCTCGGCCCACCCAGGCCCGCATGGGGTCACACACCTCATATGGAGTCACGTGGGCATGAACAGACACTCCGCTGGCAGCCAGCACTTTCAGCACCGGCTTGTCTGTCACCCAGGTCTCGCTGCCCCCAGGATGTCCCCCGTCCAGCCAGAACATGTCCGAGATGTGTTTGACAAAGGCGGACATCTGTGGGTCTGCGCAGGCCCCAGGTAGCTCATACACCAACTGGTTCAGAACCACGCAGCCTTTGCTGAAACCCACCAAAGATAGGGAAAACCCTGAGGGGATGCTCTCAGCACCTCCTTGAGGATGGAGGGGAGTCGGTAGCTCAGCTTGCACCATGCCATTGCTCAACAGCACCCTGTGGTCAGAAATGCCATTCAGACAGATATGGACAACACAATATCCGTCAGACTTACAATACATCAAACTATGGTGAATAATGTCATAGTATGGGTCAAGATAAGTTGAGCTTGTCAGAAGTCTGGATTCAATTTAAGGTAAAATACCAACTAAAGTAACTCATGTGCACACTAAGATTTTCACTAAGGTTGAACAACTTATTAAAGAAAAGCAGCTCAAAGGCCAAACCTGAGGTGGCGAAATGCTCCAAAGTCGGCTGAGTAAGGAGAGTGCTCCGGAGCCCCGAACATGTTGCTCTCCACAAAGTTGTGGTAGCAGCTGAACTTGTGCAGATACATGCGAGAGGCTTTCACCACCCAGATGTGCCTGTCAGGGAAACGGCGGCCCAGGATGAGGGCGACCTGCTCCAGACTCCAGGGCAGCCACTGGGCTCCCTCGGGCTGCAGAGCCATCTCCTCCTGGAAGGTCTGCACAGAGAGACTCGTTGTTTACAGCTGCAGCACCCGACTTATTCTATACTACAACAGAGAAACATCAACTAAACAGGTTTCCTACTTCCTGGCCTTGCACCAACCATGCTGAGAGTAACTAAAGTTTGCACACAAAACCGTGGATCTTTGACCCAGTCccttattcattttatttacatGCAAACGTCACTGTCATAGCATCCTGAGCGCTCAAAGGTCTCCTAGCAAGCCAAACATGATGGGAATGTTAACACTTGCCTGAAAGGTTGCCTAATTAACCGCAGATGAGGATGATTAAATGGAttgggcacaaaaaaaaaaaaaaaagctgcaagaAATAATGGTAGCTCTTGGGTTGTTGGAAGTAATTGGGCAAGTAAAAGAAAAGTGTGTTATTAAAACCAAGTATCAGAACCTTTAATTGTTGCTTCCAGCCACCACAGATAGAATACACAAAGTTTGAGGGGGAAATTTCATATGTGACTGCATAATCCGGCAGCTACAGCAACAGCTTTAGCACGAGCTAGAAAGACTCAAAAATgtcggattttttttaaaggcaatTTATTCAATTTTCAAAGCCTAAATCAGCAGCTTTGCTACATGTTTAATCAGCTGTTTGTGAGGAAGGGGAAAATGTCAACTGCCTCAGATCTGTTTGCACATTGCCAATGTTGGCTCATAGCCTTTCAGCCAAACTGCTCATTTTTATCCGAAGCTTATCTCAACCACACGTTTCTTCTGAAATCTCTTTCTCAATATCAatcaatattattattattaatacaGAAAGTAAAAACTTAAGAAAACGTGAAGCTACCCTTTAAATGTAGGGGCATCAAAATggcacatatttatatatatgcattaaaaatgcaataaaaatgcATTGTATAACATTTCCTCAGTTACTGTTTGACCGACGGATATTATTGATCAATAAACTGCTGTGTGTCATGTGGTCTACACAAGGGTCAACTTCGACTGGCCTGTCGGTCTTAGCAGTGCATTTCTTCCAAGAGCTCGTAAATGTAACACACTGGAACACTCAGGACCAATTAAACACatgactgctaacaaccatgtgGATGGATTATTAATTATGGAAAATGTTACCAGCAGAATTTCATTGACCTCAGTCAGTTTCCATGTTACATTTTCTGATTTTCATACACAAAGCTCAAGCAGctcagaacaaaaaaacaaacaaaaaaaaaacagatgaactAGACTAGATTTCAGCAATGCTAACTCCAATCATGATCCACTCTGCTGAGGGAGCATTGTACGGTACCTGGCCTACACTGCAAAGAAGATAGTGACAGACAACTGACATCAAACTGCCCCACAAATGAACTTCACTTGATGTTTAAAGTAgtttagaaatagaaaaatactttatttatcccccaatgggggaaattcaaattcgtcaagtagctcaacatttttttaaatatttacaatgattgtattaacaacaataaaacaacaacaataatactactacaaactaaataataataaatgacaaaataaacaaataaataaaaatccatTTTTATTTAATGTGAGCGTCCTTTAATGTAACCAAAATTGACGCCATCAGATATCTGTCCTTGTATGTTGAAATATATGTTGGCAGGTTAGTATGTACTATGACATTTAGTACAGTACCTTCAAAAGTATATTATGCCCCAAAATGTTCAAGTTTTGCAACACACCATTGGTTTAGGGAAAATTTAACTGACATTCAAAACTGTCAACATTTCTAAATATTCCTGTTCAGAAGGAAACAATATCAACATCAAGATTGATTTTCTTCACAAACATCAGATGTTTGACTCTTCAATAGTCACCTT contains:
- the c12h2orf69 gene encoding mitochondrial protein C2orf69 homolog, which encodes MILARAVKVGSTLITAVKTMTSVVVATSCELQRLQGAGSPRKKLQVLLGVPGYVPNRVNDLLLLRPDTDAENYSEPKEKSNNKHVVFFHGDIQTFQEEMALQPEGAQWLPWSLEQVALILGRRFPDRHIWVVKASRMYLHKFSCYHNFVESNMFGAPEHSPYSADFGAFRHLRVLLSNGMVQAELPTPLHPQGGAESIPSGFSLSLVGFSKGCVVLNQLVYELPGACADPQMSAFVKHISDMFWLDGGHPGGSETWVTDKPVLKVLAASGVSVHAHVTPYEVCDPMRAWVGREHAHFIKTLEEFGACPSKKLHFEDEPPSIENHFRVIQEF